The sequence below is a genomic window from Pleurocapsa sp. PCC 7327.
TGGCGCAACCATTGGCAAGGATGTTTACATTGGCGCTCACGTTGTCATTCATGCAGGCGTAAAAATCGGCGATCGCGCCTGTATCCATCCCAATGTCGTCATTTATCCAGACGTGACAATTGGCGATCGCACTGTCTTACACGCTAACTGCACCATCCACGAACGCACCCAGATTGGTGCGGATTGCGTCATTCACAGCGGTGCGGTCATCGGTGCGGAAGGCTTTGGCTTTGTTCCCACGCCCCAAGGCTGGTTCAAAATGGAACAGTCCGGTTGTACGATCCTCGAAGATGGCGTAGAAGTCGGCTGCAACAGCACCATCGATCGCCCTGCGGTAGGAGAAACCCGCATAGGACGCAATACCAAGTTAGACAACCTAGTCCATATCGCTCATGGCTGTCAGATCGGTCAAAATTGCGCCTTTGCCGCCCAAGTAGGCTTAGCAGGGGGCGTGAAAGTAGGCGATCGCGTTATCTTAGCAGGTCAAGTTGGCGTTGCCAATCAGGTAAAAATCGGAGACGGCGCGATCGCAACTGCCCAAAGCGGCATTCACAACGATATCCAACCGGGCGAAATTGTTTCTAGCAGTCCCGCCGTTCCCAACAAATTATATTTAAAAGTTTCCGCCATTTATAAGCGTCTTCCCGAAATGTATCAAACCCTAAAACGCCTTCAGAAGAAATTGGGCGATG
It includes:
- the lpxD gene encoding UDP-3-O-(3-hydroxymyristoyl)glucosamine N-acyltransferase; this translates as MKLSEIVAKLGKLAASDSLTSNPGCDPNITGVAPVEEATAGTLSYIEGAKFAAMVAKTAASALILPLDPALQTQASDRDIAWIATAEPRLAFAHAIKLFYHPFQPSPRTHPTAVVSPGATIGKDVYIGAHVVIHAGVKIGDRACIHPNVVIYPDVTIGDRTVLHANCTIHERTQIGADCVIHSGAVIGAEGFGFVPTPQGWFKMEQSGCTILEDGVEVGCNSTIDRPAVGETRIGRNTKLDNLVHIAHGCQIGQNCAFAAQVGLAGGVKVGDRVILAGQVGVANQVKIGDGAIATAQSGIHNDIQPGEIVSSSPAVPNKLYLKVSAIYKRLPEMYQTLKRLQKKLGDD